The Deltaproteobacteria bacterium genome window below encodes:
- a CDS encoding sigma-70 family RNA polymerase sigma factor, producing the protein MADRDRDTGSEAGVPLAALYRAHADLVWRALLRLGVPEHAAEDLVHEVFLVARRRLGSYEPARASASSWLYGLARGVAANWRRAHDRGRRRLAAVEPWVGDVDPEHELARSRASALVETFLAGLDPEQREVFVLCEIEGLRGAEIAACLGLGPNQVYSKLRLARRHFVEFLAGHGVRIDPEAR; encoded by the coding sequence GTGGCGGATCGAGATCGCGACACAGGCAGCGAGGCGGGCGTCCCGCTGGCGGCGCTCTACCGTGCCCACGCGGATCTCGTGTGGCGCGCGTTGCTGCGCCTGGGCGTCCCCGAGCACGCCGCCGAAGACCTCGTGCACGAGGTCTTCCTGGTCGCGCGCCGCCGGCTCGGCAGCTACGAGCCCGCGCGCGCCTCGGCGTCGTCGTGGCTGTACGGACTCGCGCGCGGGGTCGCGGCCAACTGGCGCCGGGCCCACGACCGCGGGCGGCGTCGACTCGCCGCGGTCGAGCCGTGGGTCGGCGACGTCGATCCCGAGCACGAGCTGGCACGCTCGCGCGCATCGGCGCTGGTCGAGACGTTCCTCGCCGGCCTCGACCCCGAGCAGCGCGAGGTCTTCGTGCTGTGCGAGATCGAGGGTCTACGCGGCGCCGAGATCGCGGCCTGCTTGGGCCTGGGTCCGAACCAGGTCTACTCGAAGCTGCGACTCGCCCGGCGGCACTTCGTCGAGTTCCTCGCCGGCCACGGCGTGCGCATCGACCCGGAGGCGCGATGA
- a CDS encoding 1-acyl-sn-glycerol-3-phosphate acyltransferase — protein sequence MAVARLRHRGDEGQRIPGRWMRRLGRTITHFAPQWSLAVEGTLPADIGRRGYVVVANHESVTDPLLLSWVPCDMRWIAKEELFRMPLVGWAMRLSGDIPLRRGDGESIREMMDACERSLAAGVPVMIFPEGTCSKSAELLPFKLGAFTLAIRAGVPILPLAVAGSRAMRAKGGMRLLAADACVCVLEPISTEGLGEDDAPLLAERVRAHITAALPELRARYKAPRRPGEPATPQVDTTIGVDGELAPVAMPVTPRRVARG from the coding sequence ATGGCGGTGGCACGGCTGCGACACCGCGGCGACGAGGGCCAGCGGATCCCCGGCCGCTGGATGCGACGGCTCGGCCGCACGATCACCCACTTCGCGCCGCAGTGGAGCCTCGCCGTCGAGGGCACGCTGCCGGCCGACATCGGCCGACGCGGCTACGTCGTGGTCGCCAACCACGAGTCGGTGACCGATCCGCTGCTGCTGTCGTGGGTGCCGTGCGACATGCGCTGGATCGCGAAGGAGGAGCTCTTTCGCATGCCGCTGGTCGGCTGGGCGATGCGGCTGTCGGGCGACATCCCGCTGCGGCGCGGTGACGGCGAGAGCATCCGCGAGATGATGGACGCCTGCGAGCGCTCCCTCGCGGCCGGCGTGCCAGTGATGATCTTCCCCGAGGGCACCTGCTCGAAGTCCGCCGAGCTGCTGCCCTTCAAGCTGGGCGCGTTCACCCTGGCGATCCGGGCCGGCGTGCCGATCCTACCGCTGGCCGTGGCCGGCAGTCGTGCGATGCGGGCCAAGGGCGGCATGCGACTGCTCGCGGCCGACGCCTGCGTCTGCGTGCTCGAGCCGATCTCGACCGAGGGCCTCGGCGAGGACGATGCACCGCTGCTCGCCGAGCGCGTGCGGGCGCACATCACCGCGGCGCTGCCCGAGCTGCGCGCGCGCTACAAGGCGCCGCGGCGGCCCGGTGAGCCGGCCACGCCGCAGGTCGACACGACCATCGGCGTGGACGGCGAGCTCGCGCCGGTGGCGATGCCCGTGACCCCGCGCCGCGTCGCGCGGGGCTGA